The region ACCGGTCAGCAGATACCCCctaccccctctttttttttttttgcccttatACCACTTAACTTAGGCAACTGTGACACCCTGTCCCAGCGCCTTGGAAAATTGAACCCAAGTTAATAAATGACCACACATTTGCTTTGTAATTAAGTGGAACAATTTGGCTGCAACTTTATTACAAGACACGACTGTATTTGTTCCAAACAATCAAAACAGGATACCCGAGCCAAACCGTATGATCTTAAAAGCTACCATTAGTCTGACACCGTAAGCAAGAATGACAATTGTGTTATATGTTGTACCCAGGATGCTCCCGTCACGCAGCGGGGTGCTTCCAAACCAGGTGCAGCGAATCCATCTGCGCCAAACTGCAACTTGATGAATTAGCGCTCCTCCAATCACTCAGGCTCGGGTATTCCCGCCCTCCAAACTGTGACATGCGTAAattaacatcctatataataaaacacaccttcaacattctgaagatgactgcatggctgaggcattcctgctctctgtatccatctcctgaattgacatcatgtacttccggggttcgtcacaagcagaagtgaccaaccacatgaggtttcttagcttcagaatgttggaggtgcattctattaaatagaattggtcagttccttgaagcacagccagagctcagcgtcctgcacagtaacactcagacaccagaggggggggggggggggggctgacaccagaggggaggtatatttgtcacacacacactctctctcacagtcaatgtctttctctcactctcacgcactcacacactctgtctcacactgtatcatattcactctctatgtgtcacacagtcactcttggtctcatacactcagtctcacagagagtttgtgtctcacacacactctctctctcgcacacactgtatctgtgtgaaacacacactctctctctcacactgtgtctcacatacacacttgcacacacacttattctcacacacactcactctctcacagacacactcacacccagactcactctctctctctctctcacacacacacacattcgcacattcactctctctcacacagtcactcttacatacactctctcaaacatacacactccatggaaaaccttgctagcgcccgtttcatttgtgtcagaaacgggccttttttactagtatacaataaGTAATGCGAGGGGTGGGAGGGTAGGCTGCTATTGTGCAAGATTACTTAAAAATGCAGTACAAAAAAACAATACAGACAATAGCCCAACCCCCACTCACCCATCCAGGGCTACCTTAGACTTTCTGGTTTCACAGAGCGATTCCCCAGTCATGACAGCCATTATGAGAGCAGAGTTAGTCCACCAGGGATTGTTAGATagacccaggtcagaaaatatatTTCCAAAGTTGATGAGACCACTTTAGGGCAAAATGATACTCCAAACAGATGAGACAAGCCACAAGCTATAACCAGAGTAATTATTAGCTGATCACCTTATTAGCCCTTCAACACCGTTATTCCCCCTACCTATTCGTTTTCCATCTTTCCTCTTCGTTGCTGCAGTGACCTCGATCTGGTCTAGGACACCATCATTCACCCTCCCAGACGTTTAGGAGGGTAAGAGCAGGACAAGGCCTCTGCTATATTTTCTTCTCCCTTCTCCAATGCGGCTTAGAGCCAAATGTCATGCCTCTGTGCCCCATGGATGGCAGATGGTTAAAAGGATTGCTGCAAAGGTAGTGGCTGGAGAATAGTGTTTTCTTTGCCATGGCTGCAGAATCACGATGGACCGCTGTCACTGGTCATAATTTTCTTGTCTGCTCTGTGGTGGAATATTTGAGCTTCACTCTCATGCCAAGTAGCTTAGGTCATTTATTctagactagccgttaagcccgttaaaacgggcgagatttgtgttttgcaaaatataataattctcacctccatccatccatccatgtgcagcaaacctcctctctttcctgctctcgccccatgtccagcagcctggtctctcccctggcctcaccccgttcaccgatcctcctctctcccctgccctcccccccatatccatcaaccctcctctttcccttggcctcccccacccccgtccaccaaccctgccctccccccatgtccagcaaccctcctctctgccctgctctctccccatgtccagcaaccctccgttctcccccctgccctccccccatgtccagctaccctcctcgctgccgctccctcccccctctgtgccgggccccctgcactgacatgacagcgccactcacctccatgtgaaagcgctgcgatgtttgtttccaggctccagcgtcagcatccgacagtccgactccatttccctcactgttccgccctctgacgtcatcacgtcttgacgcgagggcgggacagaggaaagtctctactgcgcatttgcaggtgagtcggtcacttgccatttatatgtttgatattctgCCATAACTGCTTTGCAGATCAAAGCAGTTCaaaagttaaattaaaaaaataagggTTAAGAAATGAACTACAATATCTGAAAGGAAAGGACGCAGTCACAACAGGAAGGGTtgagctaaaaaaaaacattaggtacCTGTAACTACTATCATGATCTTGGCTCCAAATTCACATAAGCCAAAAAGAAATAGGTGTGTTTTTAAATAAAGGCATAGATGTGATAAACGATTAATCTACAGAAAGAGGCTTAGGGAGTTGGTTCCATAAAAGCGGTACCAGGAAATAAAACTTGATCTCTATGTAGTATCAAGCCATGCCAATGATGGGGAAGAAAGAATCAAGTGATTTCTcattttgacactgtggatcacaatattatgctagcacgactggcagaaacaggtatcagtggaaacgtacttgcctggttcaaatcctatctatcagacaggcataCTTTGtagtgttgtttgaatattttgaatGCTTAaatatctattgcttatgttggACTTTTTCTTGCTGTACAAcgaccgccttgagtgaattccttcaaaatggtggtaaataGATCAATAAAAATTGGCGGTGTGCAAAATCCAGAGGACCTAAGAGATCAGCTCTCTTGGATTGCCACACCTCCAGTTGCACTGTCCTACCCTTTTTGGCATTATATCTTAAATTGTGGCCTCTTTTCAACTTTGCTTAGATCACTGCTCATTTTCCTCTGCTCCCTGGAGCATCCTTTGTGAGGCAAATTTGATTTGATTGGTATTATCAAATTTTGTACCATGTTTTTCCTGAAAGCAGATCATGGTCTGCTGATACCACACTGAGAATACTGGAAAAATAAATCAGTTTAAAGCAGCAATGGTAGAAACAAACAAAGgataacaatatttatttatttattaggatttatttacctccttgttgaaggagttcactcaaggcagtgtacagtaagaataaatcaaacaaacaatttacagcagtaaaaatatttgaaaacaatacaaagtgtggcatggtatactagcaatgtcaacacaatattaaTACAACATTATaactggtagtgaagggtaaggcaaaattgtaacatatagttgggtaagaaagcaggaagaattagaaagcagGGTGACTGATTTGAGGAAAGCTGCAcatggagtggataaacatgtccccctgcagtatgtgcagccctaatcactccttgtgtgtgtgtgtttgtgagtgagtgagactaacaagttacttacttcttccattaaaggcctgcttcctgaagtagagatagcaaCAGAAAGTAGTAAAAGAAGTTTTCGGGTGGAATGAGGGGAGACTGAGCTGGGCAGGTTAATTGGTACTTTAGGTCCTCACTCGTCCTTATATTCTATGTAAATGTCCTTTACAGCGTTTCGaatgtagcaacatttcatgtgtaCGGTGTATAAGAGAGCGCATAGGGTCAGTTCagtttatttcttttcttctcaCATAAAATGGTACTtggtaaaacaaactggagaaagagCACAGAGTAGGAGGCATGAAATGTGGAGGACTGGAGGATTCTGCAGCCTCCCGCCATTAGCACAGTGTTCAGTTCTCCATAAGGTCCGTCTCCCTTCTATATCAATAGCTGCTGTGTGTGTTGCTGCTAGGTTGTTTGTTCTTTCATCAGCGAAGTGATTTGTAAGGTAAAGATGTCTGGTCGTGGTAAAGGCGGAAAAGGTTTGGGCAAAGGGGGCGCCAAGCGGCACAGGAAAGTGCTGCGCGATAATATCCAGGGAATAACAAAGCCCGCTATCCGGCGCCTGGCTCGCCGAGGCGGAGTCAAGCGTATCTCCGGTCTTATCTATGAAGAAACTCGCGGGGTGCTGAAGGTTTTCTTGGAGAATGTTATTCGAGACGCCGTCACCTACACTGAGCACGCCAAGAGAAAGACGGTAACAGCTATGGACGTCGTGTATGCCTTAAAGCGCCAGGGCCGTACTCTGTATGGCTTCGGAGGCTAAAGGACCTGACGCTCGCAACCAACTTAAaaaggctcttttaagagccacccATACTTTCAGCAAAAGAGCTGTCATTTCAGGTTTTCGTTTGGGCTCTATGCTAAAGAATTTTTGAACATGGAaaacgggagggaggggggggcataGGTTTTCATGTTTTGCCCTTTTTAGAGAAGATGTATGGTCAAGTCGTGCTAATTTTAGGCCAGCCTGACTCATACAGCAAAAAGTGGCAATTTTAGCTCTTAAAAGTGGAGTAAGTGGGTGGTtctgaaaagagcctttgggtTTTCTGTATGTGTGCAGCTGTAGACTAATTCCGCCCTTAGTTGGAGCTCGTGTACTTGGTGACGGCTTTGGTACCCTCGGACACGGCGTGCTTGGCCAGCTCACCGGGCAGCAGCAGACGCACTGCGGTCTGGATTTCCCTGGAAGTGATGGTAGAGCGCTTGTTATAGTGAGTGAGGCGAAAGGCTTCTCCAGCGATGCGCTCGAAGATGTCATTCACGAAGGAATTCATGATGTTCATGGCTTTGGAGGAAATGCCGGTGTCGGGATGAACCTGCTTCAGCACTTTATACACGTAGATAGCGTAGCtctccttcctgcttctcttgcgtTTTTTGCCGTCCTTTTTCTAGGTCTTGCTCACGGCTTTCTTAGAGCCCTTCTTGGGCGCGGGAGCAGATTTGGCTGGTTCAGGCATG is a window of Microcaecilia unicolor chromosome 11, aMicUni1.1, whole genome shotgun sequence DNA encoding:
- the LOC115480736 gene encoding histone H4, which encodes MSGRGKGGKGLGKGGAKRHRKVLRDNIQGITKPAIRRLARRGGVKRISGLIYEETRGVLKVFLENVIRDAVTYTEHAKRKTVTAMDVVYALKRQGRTLYGFGG